A window of the Synchiropus splendidus isolate RoL2022-P1 chromosome 6, RoL_Sspl_1.0, whole genome shotgun sequence genome harbors these coding sequences:
- the LOC128761259 gene encoding cilia- and flagella-associated protein 45-like — translation MMEQDLLAEQNEQIQREHEDRKKAQRMLERVTALKLEQENEIRSLNNKISLALCHAACETQVAEKKKFDELEEEESKRLEARVQMERQKVYDKRDQMEEDIRQQRIRGRQEICRQIEEHERERMVLRQLREKEMQDIRDRHAQMIQEDIQAAEARREEQRRLIEEVIRINTEAVRIKNEKKEKERQDDMRNMEYTINKLDRDAQYEADQKKKKRDKEMELAKLWALQKKAGDHQAEMDAHHAWRHGEIVDGEWRKKQRELALKRAKQEERHQAEIAEQEKFKTHMKALQADKEKREFERLLREQEHKINKEKIEIEKKRQQLQQHNEAVRLQQEASRRQELANRKEKFEEAMTRNEEHESQCRRIAEFKAKKLSELEKIGLPKKYCSAMQRRAGVTGGHQ, via the exons ATGATGGAGCAAGATTTGCTCGCTGAGCAAAATGAGCAAATTCAGCGAGAACATGAGGACAGGAAGAAGGCACAGCGCATGCTGGAGAGGGTCACTGCGCTGAAACTCGAACAAGAGAATGAAATCAGATCCCTGAACAAT AAAATCAGCCTTGCTCTTTGCCATGCGGCGTGTGAAACTCAAGTTGCGGAAAAGAAAAAGtttgatgagctggaggaggaagagagcaaGCGCCTGGAAGCCCGGGTGCAGATGGAGCGGCAAAAGGTTTATGACAAGAGGGATCAAATGGAAGAGGATATCAGGCAACAGAGGATCAG GGGAAGGCAGGAGATCTGCAGGCAGATCGAGGAGCACGAGAGAGAAAGAATGGTGCTGAGACAgttgagagaaaaagaaatgcagGACATTCGGGACAGGCATGCGCAGATGATTCAGGAAGACATCCAG GCAGCAGAGGCGCggagggaggagcagcggcGTCTAATTGAGGAGGTCATTCGCATTAATACAGAGGCAGTTCGGATCAAGAacgagaagaaagagaaggagaggcAAGACGACATGAGGAACATGGAATATACCATAAACAAACTG GATCGTGATGCACAATACGAGGCCgatcaaaaaaagaagaaaagggaCAAAGAGATGGAGTTGGCCAAGCTGTGGGCCCTGCAGAAGAAGGCGGGCGACCACCAGGCTGAGATG GACGCTCATCATGCTTGGAGGCACGGAGAAATCGTGGATGGGGAATGGAGGAAAAAACAGAGGGAGTTGGCCCTCAAGAGAGCCAAGCAGGAAGAGAGGCACCAGGCTGAAATAGCTGAGCAGGAGAAGTTTAAAACCCACATGAAAGCTCTGCAGGCTGATAAGGAGAAGCGCGAGTTTGAGAGGCTGCTGAG AGAACAAGAGCACAAAATCAACAAGGAAAAGATTGAGATTGAAAAGAAGCGGCAACAGTTGCAGCAGCACAATGAGGCGGTcaggctgcagcaggaagctTCCCGGCGCCAAGAACTGGCCAACCGTAAAGAGAAGTTTGAGGAGGCCATGACAAGGAACGAGGAGCATGAGAGCCAGTGCCGGCGCATCGCCGAGTTCAAGGCCAAGAAGCTGAGTGAACTGGA GAAAATCGGGCTGCCGAAGAAGTACTGCAGTGCCATGCAGAGGAGGGCTGGGGTCACTGGAGGCCATCAGTGA